Genomic DNA from Prunus persica cultivar Lovell chromosome G1, Prunus_persica_NCBIv2, whole genome shotgun sequence:
acaaaacaaTTAACTCAGCTCCTGGAGGTAGTTTTTTACCTATCTGCAAAGCACGCTTTCTTGCTGCCCTCAGTTGTTTCTGGGTTGTAACAAATTCAGACAATAGAGTGGATTCTTCAACGACAACCTTTCTGAGATCGACGATAAACGTTTCAAGCGCAACGGCATTCTCAGAGAAGTACATGGCAAGCTCAGTGTCGATACTAGACCCAACGAACCCAGAAAATTTCACCACCTTAAGGCACTGATGAGGACATTTATTAACCTTCTGCAAATTCCTCAGACATGGCACTCGTGCCCATCTTAGCTGCACAAAGACACAAACAATAGCTTATCAATCTACCTTAGACACGTTAATTCCACATATACAAGTTTTTCAAAAACCACagaaaagcaatacaactTTTAGAAGTTTGTGTGCATAAACATGAATCAACAAAAACCTTTCTGAAACCATTAAATAAACTTCCCAACTTTAAATTGTAAGACAtgctgaaaataaatttacatcCAATGTACATCTATGCAAGAAAGGAGACCGCTCTATCAATTTAGTCAAATTAAGGAGGCTTTGCCGATCACTTGCGACAACATTCAATGTTAAGTCCTTGAGACAAGTTAATTCTGGAAATTCTGGGTGCCTCACCATTGCACTCTGACAGATGAAaagcaaattttgaaaataaagtctatatatatatacataaaataataataataaatactGAATTATTTCATATACTGACCATATTCAGATTCATGTCCAAGTTGAGATTGAGAGTCACCAGCTGAGGAAGACAACTTTTAACCGGAAGAAAAGTTGGAACTATAGACCTAGTACTTTCTGCAAGTGATACATTTACAAGTTCACCGGTTATGTTTACAAATGACAAGGAGAGGTGTTTAAGGGACTTGATGCAGGAAACGCCGAAAGGGCTTCTAAATGGCTTATCTGGAAAGATATAACTGGCAGCTGAGGAATACAACTTTTAACCGAAAGAAAAGGTGCAATTATGGACCTAGTACTTTCTGCAAGAGATACATTAACAAGCAAGGGTGCATGCCTCAAACGAATACTGTCACAGA
This window encodes:
- the LOC18791364 gene encoding uncharacterized protein LOC18791364, whose amino-acid sequence is MLMTFPFPHFPFPFAARGVADMPRLSTPQIKSTRSIVPTFLPVKSCLPQLVTLNLNLDMNLNMLRWARVPCLRNLQKVNKCPHQCLKVVKFSGFVGSSIDTELAMYFSENAVALETFIVDLRKVVVEESTLLSEFVTTQKQLRAARKRALQIGKKLPPGAELIVL